One Papaver somniferum cultivar HN1 chromosome 10, ASM357369v1, whole genome shotgun sequence genomic window carries:
- the LOC113319584 gene encoding uncharacterized protein LOC113319584 — MVSLSTWCRYIARKFEYSLSLSWKSYQVGQISDREVGDTVWKHLFQGKMTYLHWTKGKEMAPTIAEQGGTLLVRHLAVSDPTRVFVGDVVVLKDPEKTDSHLVRRLAAVEGYEMVSTVEKEEPFILEKDECWVLSDNEALKGKEAKDSRTFGPVPMTDIVGRVIYCLRSAVDHGPVQNSHYSMQKDSPVIAVELDVDAMAKNHKA; from the exons ATGGTTTCCTTATCGACATGGTGTAGATACATAGCACGCAAGTTTGAGTACTCTCTTTCTCTAAGTTGGAAG AGCTATCAAGTAGGTCAAATCAGCGACAGAGAAGTAGGCGATACTGTTTGGAAGCATCTGTTCCAGGGGAAAATGACATACTTGCACTGGACTAAAGGAAAAGAGATGGCTCCAACTATAGCAGAGCAGGGGGGAACACTTCTTGTTCGGCATCTAGCAGTTTCAGATCCAAC GCGTGTTTTTGTTGGAGATGTTGTTGTGTTAAAGGACCCAGAAAAAACGGACAGCCACCTGGTTAGAAGATTGGCAGCCGTGGAAGGGTATGAAATGGTATCTACTGTTGAGAAAGAGGAACcgtttattcttgagaaggatGAGTGTTGGGTGTTGTCTGATAATGAAGCTCTGAAGGGCAAG GAAGCTAAGGACAGTCGAACATTTGGCCCCGTACCTATGACAGATATTGTTGGCAGAGTCATATACTGTCTGCGATCAGCTGTGGACCATGGACCTGTCCAGAACAG TCATTACAGTATGCAAAAAGACTCTCCCGTGATTGCAGTTGAACTGGACGTTGATGCTATGGCAAAGAATCACAAAGCATAG